In the genome of Anaerolineales bacterium, the window ATCATCACCAATAAGAGCACAGAGATGGCTGCGTAATGTATCTTCCGGGGAGATTTCACCATAATGGCCTTGACGAGCGGATTATTATAAGGCTTGTTATTATAATCGCACAGACTTTTTAATAAATAGGCAGTAAGAAATAACCAGCTATTCCTGAGATCTCAGGTGTCTGGTGGTTGTTGCTGGATTAAGCTAGAAATGAGCGATGCATTCCGGCCAGTAATGGCCTGGCACCAACGCAGCTGGTGATTATTGCTGCCTAAATATTTTGGTGGCCTCAATTGCGGATAAAACAATCGATATATGCTAAAAAGCCCCGATGCGGTTCGGTGATTCTAACGGGATGGTTTGCCCCACATCCCACATTTCGACGATCTTACCTTGCTCGAAGCGGAAGATGTGCACGACTGCCATCCCGGGCTCACCGGGTTTGAGGATGATATTCGAGTGCACAGCTACCAGGTTGTTCTCCCCCAACACATTCTTGACCATGATGCGTTTATTCGGGAATTGGGCATGGTTTTCGAGCATCCCTTCTTTCAAAGAGTTGAGGTCGGCCGAGTAATACATATTGTGGTGTTTACCATGCATATTGACATAGGTTTGGTAAGCCTCATCGATGTTCCCAGCCACTACCAGCTGTAGAAAATCAACTGCGCGCTCTTTCTGTGCCTGTATGCTGTCCCGATTGGTCATATCCACACCTCCACGAAAACCTTCAATCCTTCGTTGGTAAACCTTCGTCCATCATCTCAGGGTGAGAGTCGGCAACTAAATTCAGCCCGATGCAGAATTCCAGATACGCTGTAAAATCGGCTAAAACCAACGCAAAGCCGGATGCCGAATCCATGGCCTGCTCGACAATCTTATCACCATTCCCACTGAAACCTGAATTCGTCATCGCAACATACGTTCCTCTGCCAGGTCGTTGCTGGAAAAACCGCTTGAGAGAATCCGAGATCCGGTCCACAACCCAATCCAGCAGGCTGCGCTTGCCGGGCTCCAGCGCTTTAACGTCACGCAGGGTGAAGACGCCGAACATTTCCCAGTCCCCGTGGATCCACCTGCCGGCTTTCAACCTGCCACGCTGCGGGTAAACCAGAACCGGGTGGTGATGGTTGGATCAACCAATGCCTCGTAGACCAGCTCAGCTGGCTTCCGAATCAACATGCCTGCCCTGGCGATTGGAACTTGCGATAGCGATCGCTTGTCCATGGATGGATTAAGCTGATGTGGCAGGTTGGTAGGTCAGTAGCACGTTGCCGTTTTTGAATACCTTAGTATTGAGCAGGTTGAATTTGAGGTCTTTTCCGTTCACCTGGAATAACGCTCCACCTGTGCCCAGGATCACCGGATTAACCATCAACCGGTATTCATCGATTAAGCGATGGTTAGTGAAGGTGGCTGAAAGGTTAGCACTCCCAAAAATGAATAAATCCTTGTTGGAGCGCTGTTTTAGCTTGCGCAGCTCATCCACGGCATCTCCCTTGATTAGCTGGGTATTGCTCCAATCTGCTTTTTCCAGCGTCCTAGAAAATACATATTTGGGGATGGAATTCATCTTCGCCGCCACGGTTGGATCGTCATTAATGGCAGCTGGTGTCGGCCAGTAGGAGGCCATGCCCTCGTAGGTAACCCGCCCAAAGATCAACCCACTGGCGGTATCCAGCTGTTCGATCGAAAATTGGTTAAACTCGTCATCCACACTGTGCCAGGCAATGTCCCACTTGTTCATACCTTCGAAATACCCATCCAAAGTGATTAGATTGAACATGATTACTTTGCTCATTGGTAATTTTCCACCTTTGTTTCGTTCGCTGGTTTGTGATTAGTTAAGAATTATCGTCACCGGCATGGCTGATCGTTGCATAGACGCCTCAACTGCCGGTGACGATTGTGTGCTTCAGCCACACCCTCGCTCCTGTCAGGCCTGCCCCGTCAGAGAAGGTTTCTGGTGAGGATTTACCCCTACCATCCTTGTCCTCCCAGGTGCGTTCGTTTCAAGGCTGGATAATAGCCTGGTAGAGATCTCAGCAATCTCATCCACGGCAGCCAGGAATGCTCCCTCATTGGCTTTAGAAGGATGGTGATATCCACTAATTTTACGCACGAATTGTAAAGCAGCCGCATGGATCTCCCCTTCGCTGGCTGGTGGCTCGATATTGTAGAGGGTGTGAATGCTCCTGCACATGCTTCACCTCAGGCAACTGGCGAGTTTATCGAGAGACTGATTCCAACCCTGGCGGGCATTGTCCAACATGTCACCCTCTGGAAAGCCGCAATGTTCGAGGATCATCTTAGTTTGTCCCCCAATATCCTCAAGTGTCACTTCCACTTCCATGTCCAGTGGTTTGTCTGAACCCATCCCATAATACGAGGCTGGAACGACATTGCCGTTCTCGTCAGCAAAGGTGTCAGTATAGACGAGGCGTTGATTTTCAACGACTTCTTCGTACTTGCCCGTATCCCAATATTGTTTACCATCGGGTGCCTGCATACTCACCAGGAACTTACCCCCTCGACGTACCTCCAGGTTAGCATACGGTGAGGTGAAATCCTTAGGCCCCCACCAGCACTTGTACTGCATTGGCTCCGTCCACTGTGCCCATACTTTCTCGCGCGGGGCATCGAAGATGCGGGTGATGGTGATGCAACCATCCGTTCCTTTTTGTTTTTCCATAGTTGCCTGCATTTGTCCTAGCATTGAAACAGGTGCCAGAAGTTCATTTAATCGGCTGGTCATGGCGGCTGTGCCCTCCTCCATCCCCCATTGGAGCATCTGGTCGCGATCCTCCACCGAAGGGAACAGGATCTTGGTGATGATGATCGTCTTCCCATCTTGCTCTCGAAACTCCTCTGTGTAGAGGGTCACGTGATCTGGCACGCCTTCATATTCTGATGTGTATACCAGGCGCTCAGGAATACGCACGCTATGGTACACACCATGGAATCCATATTCCTTACCTTGCTCGTCACGCTGGAGGAACCGCCATGTGCCACCCGGCATGACCACCATGTTGATCACCCTGGTCTGGAACCTGGCTGGCCCCCACCACTTGGGGATTTGCAGCGGATCAGTAACAGTTTTATAAACGACCTCCCGCGGAGCGTCGAAAGTTTGTGTAATGGTCACCTCCTGTAAGCCAGGAGGAACCTTAAGTTCATAGTTAGCCATTTTATTTTCTCCTTTCGTGTTTTTTTTTACCGTCTCCAACACATTGCATTATTTCAGGCATTGTTCAAGCTTATCGAAGGATTCATTCCAGCCTTGCCGGGTTTGTTCGAGGATCTCTCCCTCTGGCAGGCCACAGTGTTCGAGGGTCATCCTGGTTTGGCCCCCTAAGTATTCCAGGGTGACTTCAACTTCCAACTCCAATGGGAGATCGGAGGTCATCCCATAATAGGAGGCTGGTACGACATTACCGCGCTCATCTGCGAATGAGTCGGTGACGACGAAACGATTAGGTTCAGCAATTTCCTTATAAACCCCTGTGCTCCAGATCTGCTTTCCATCTGGACCAACCATGCAATTGAGATATTTCCCTCCAACCCGCAGGTCAACCTGGGCGCCGCAATAGTTGTAATCCTTGGGACCCCACCAGCACATATACATGTTCGGATTGGTCCATTCCTGCCAGACCCGCTTGGGAGAAGCGTTGAAGGTACGGGTGATGATCAGGCTTTTACCATCCTGCATGGTATAAGCTTTACCCATCATCGGATCTC includes:
- a CDS encoding polyketide cyclase encodes the protein MTNRDSIQAQKERAVDFLQLVVAGNIDEAYQTYVNMHGKHHNMYYSADLNSLKEGMLENHAQFPNKRIMVKNVLGENNLVAVHSNIILKPGEPGMAVVHIFRFEQGKIVEMWDVGQTIPLESPNRIGAF
- a CDS encoding riboflavin biosynthesis protein RibD codes for the protein MSKVIMFNLITLDGYFEGMNKWDIAWHSVDDEFNQFSIEQLDTASGLIFGRVTYEGMASYWPTPAAINDDPTVAAKMNSIPKYVFSRTLEKADWSNTQLIKGDAVDELRKLKQRSNKDLFIFGSANLSATFTNHRLIDEYRLMVNPVILGTGGALFQVNGKDLKFNLLNTKVFKNGNVLLTYQPATSA
- a CDS encoding DUF2277 domain-containing protein; protein product: MCRSIHTLYNIEPPASEGEIHAAALQFVRKISGYHHPSKANEGAFLAAVDEIAEISTRLLSSLETNAPGRTRMVGVNPHQKPSLTGQA
- a CDS encoding ATPase produces the protein MLGQMQATMEKQKGTDGCITITRIFDAPREKVWAQWTEPMQYKCWWGPKDFTSPYANLEVRRGGKFLVSMQAPDGKQYWDTGKYEEVVENQRLVYTDTFADENGNVVPASYYGMGSDKPLDMEVEVTLEDIGGQTKMILEHCGFPEGDMLDNARQGWNQSLDKLASCLR
- a CDS encoding ATPase yields the protein MMGKAYTMQDGKSLIITRTFNASPKRVWQEWTNPNMYMCWWGPKDYNYCGAQVDLRVGGKYLNCMVGPDGKQIWSTGVYKEIAEPNRFVVTDSFADERGNVVPASYYGMTSDLPLELEVEVTLEYLGGQTRMTLEHCGLPEGEILEQTRQGWNESFDKLEQCLK